DNA sequence from the Deinococcus multiflagellatus genome:
CGAGACAACCAAGGAATTGCACAGCACACCGCGCGGCTCCCTTCCTGTTCAGGCCGCTCGGCCTGAACGGGAAGACTACGTGTACGCGCGACACGGCACGGTCAACGTCTTCTTGAGTATGGAGCCGCTGGCTGGAAAACGTCGTGTGCGTCTGACGGAGCGACACACCAAACTTGATTTCGCGGAGGAACTGCGCTGCATCTTGGAGGAGGACTACCCTGACGCGGAAAAGGTTGTCCTGGTGACGGACAACCTCAACACCCATGGCCTGCACGCTTTGTACGAGGCCTTCGAACCAGCGCATGCGGGCCGATTGGCCCGCAGGTTGGAGTGGCACTTCACGCCCGAGCATGCCAGTTGGCTC
Encoded proteins:
- a CDS encoding IS630 family transposase, with the translated sequence MKSWCLPRPGAMFVAKMEDVLDVYARPYDSKRPVVCVDETTKELHSTPRGSLPVQAARPEREDYVYARHGTVNVFLSMEPLAGKRRVRLTERHTKLDFAEELRCILEEDYPDAEKVVLVTDNLNTHGLHALYEAFEPAHAGRLARRLEWHFTPEHASWLNMAEIELSALSVQAIGGRIGNREELARRVEGWEHERNQRQVHIDWQF